CATTCCCATCCACGTACCCATCGGTGGCTTACTGATGATATCAATGACGTCTCCACTCTGCCAAAAGAGGAGTGTCAGTTTATTGACCATATATCCATGTATCAAGCAGTTACTCAGCTGTTATCACTGCTCTACCTTTAGTTTTAGAGAGTCTGTGTCATAAGGACTGGGAGTGAAGTCTGTATGAACTAGAGCTCGTCCGCAGAACGGTCCTCTGTAAGGCAGCTCATCTTCTTCACCATCCTCAGACTTAACACTCTCTCTGTTACTGTTGGAGGAGTCAGTGGTGCCCACTGTCTGACCACCTACAAAAACCACAAAAGAATGAATCACTTAACAACATCAAGAACCCACAGGTCTGctaatatttaagtatatttagtatatttaaGTATTTCTTTTCATTTGAGTGTAGTAAAACATCTCACACTGTTTTCTACCAAGATAAATACAGTGACAGCAGGAAGTTTAGACTAGCTCAAAGACAGTTTCATTTGTCTGATAAACTCCACACATCTGGTGCTTCAAGGTCAagttaaaacaaacaatcaaatttGTTATCCAGAGCACCCAGATCAAGGACAAAGGCTCTGTAAAAACATACAGACTTACTCATGGAACTTTGTCCACTGAGAGAACTCCTGAGACTTTCCACAGAGCCTCCTGGCTTCAGCTTGGATTTCTCCAGAGAGTCAGAGTCTGTTTGAGGAGACTGAGGGCAGCTCAATGTGCGGTCTGGGCTTGACTGGAAGGACACACACAACAATGTTTACAGTGTGGTGTGCATATCCATAATGTTTTACACTCTACAATACGTCTACCTCAGTGCAATACTAACAACCCATGCACTGTTTTTTCTTAATCTTTCctttatatatcctatattgcctgtatttatcctatattgcctgtatatatctaatattgcctgtatatatcctatatttcctgtatatatcttatattgcctgtatatatcctatattacctgtgtatatcctacattacctgtatatatcctatattacctgtatatactgtatcttatattgcctgtatatatcttatattgcCTGTATTTACCCTGTATTGccagtatatatcctatattacctgtatatactgtatcttatattgcctgtatatatcttatattgcCAGTATTTATCctgtattgcctgtatatatcctatattgcctgtatatatcttatattgcctgtacatatcctatattacctgtatatactgtatcttatattgcctgtatatcTTATATTGCCTGTATTTATCctgtattgcctgtatatatcctatattgcctgtatatatcttatattgcctgtatatatattacctgtatatactgtatcttatattgcctgtatatcttacattgcctgtatatatcctgtattgcctgtatatatcctgtattgcctgtatatatctatattgcctgtatatatcctatattgccttcctcctcagttcaattcaattcaattcaattcaattcaatacacTTACAAAGGCTTTATAAAGCATTTCAAATAAAATAGTATTAATCCTTTCTCAGTCTATATGTTAAACTATTATGAGTTTGTACCATTTGTAAAAGGCAGTGAGTGTAGAGTATAACATACATCGATGTTTATTAACATTTCTGATACCAACCAAGTTTAGGTGCggcaaaacaacaataaaaacatgaacaaagaaGTTGAGTGTAACCATCAAACTTGTCACTGTTTCCACAGGTCCCACTGTGATCATAACAATCAGAATTAATACCCAAAAGTACAGTTCCTGTTTATCTTAGAGTTATAAAACATTCTTAGCACATGTTAGCAGAATACATTGCTGTTACCAAACTACATCTGCAACACATAAAACACGTTCTTAGCTCTTAATATATACAATCTATGACCACattcatttaacattttacacatggctagaaaaaaaagcatttatcTAGCTAGCTAATTATCAGCAAATAATTTCATGTGGTGAAAATGTAAACTTTTTGAGAATTAAGATTGCAAATAGTGGTTAAACATTAATAACTTGTTAGTAAATATCAGATGTAGCTGACAGGTACACTGCTGATGTAGACGAAGAAAGCTCAGCCTAAGTTAATGGAATGTTGGCTCACTATTGGACAGTCAACAGATCACTACTGCCAATGTTTTCTAATGTGTTAAAACTGCTTTTTAATCCTTTATGGGCTGTTTACAAGCCAGTAAataactaaactagaaaagcactcggagagcgcagacctctgccaaggcagctcagcccccccccaccccaaataccaccaaaatgtaagcttttgttccttgtgcctgcatcaacatttcctgaaaatttcatccaaatccgttcataactgtttgagttatcttgctaacagacaaacaaacagacaaaccccgatgaaaacattatctccaccgttacacttggcggaggtaataatgataaaCTGCTTATAAATCATTTACAAAGGTACTGTTTTTGTAAAGTATTGACCATATTCGTAGCACTGACTTGTGTCTTGTATTTGTTGCATACCTGTTCGGAAAGTGAACAGTGGTATCTCTTGGATATGTGTTTTCTCATTGTTTCTCTCACAGACTTGACCTTTTTACCCAGGGATATGCGAGAAACGGGTGGAGACTTCACAGCATCCCTCACACCACCTTCTCCATTTTTATTCTaatttttatagaaaaaaaaagaagagtagaaaaagatattaaaatgaaaatacaaatatttctattaaaaaaaaaaactgaaaaactattGAAGTGTGACAGTTACATACAGTGTTGTCTCCATTGGAGATTACTGCCTGTTTGGAACGGTTGGTCAGATCAAAACCTCCAAAACTACAGGCTCTCTGTGAGGCAAAAAAGAAACCAGAAGGATCATTAACAAAGGTACAGGTGAAACTGCAAACTTTCATTAAGAAAAAACAGCCATCATCTTGTTTTCCAAGTCCAATCCCCACTAGAAAAAATGGTTGTAAAAATGTGTTCCTTTGACTCTAATGCAGCTGCCTCTCACTGACACCAGCAAAGATTGCATATAAAATGTAGATGGAGCCACTGCGCCAATCTAAAGCCAAGAGTTTTTGTTTTAGCTGTTTTCATGTTGGctgtttggagccagaagtgaccatatacTTGGACAAAAGAATGATGGATGTTTGGTGAGCTAACACTAAACACTAGTTTACTGACACAGTAAAAAGGTCAACTTCAAACAGCTGCACTAACGAGCCTTGTTAATGAAACTTATCTACAATGAGAGTCAAGCTGCCTGTcaacaaaaaatatgttttatccaaTAAACAGAATCacatctgtcaatcaaagccgGTAGAGCCTATTACTGCAGGAATAATTGAAAGATGGAAAATGAAGTGAATGAGAACAGAATGACTCCTGGAGAAAAGAATACTGGCTGTATTTTTAGAGAAAAGTTCTATGTCAGACTTTCTGGAGCCAGTACCTAGAGGCTGGAAGCTGATTGTTGGAAACCTATGACATTGTCCTGCCACaagtgaaaaaatttaaatgtttacAGTAGTTTAAACCAGGGGTCCCAAAGTGGGGGACGCCATGGGGGGTTgcaagatgattttcagaaaacCTCTTGATATTATCCCTGAGGTGGTTATGACTGATTACAATATTGTTGCACCTGTACTTGAAGGAAGGATATTGATATTCTGACTCTCAAGGTGCGtaggaagtgcttttactttgaaatagGAAAGGTTTCATTAATACAGCATTCACAAAAGTTTGACAGCAACAAACAGGTTAAGGCATTGTTGGGCCGACAGGCTTGActatggtgtcacattaataaaaaataacacataaaggctaataaatgttgtaaaacagatACATTACCCTAATAAACATTCACATAAACCCCCCCTTGCAcgcctgcacataaaacagaacacaatgagtaaaaatgtcaagtacccacaatgcagtgtggcaatatgccacagtatcattGGATGACTCCtgtgtacatttttttaatgtttcagtcactttGGGGATAGTTGGGGTTGCCAGTCTCTGGTACGTTATTTTGGGGGTTGCAAGTTTAAAAGTTTGAGGACCCCTGGTTTAAACAATACATAATTTGAAACACAGAGGGGGCTCATCTGTACTCACCCCATGGTTGCTGAGTGGGCTGAGAACACGGTAGCGGAGTTCTCCATCAGTCCCTGAGGCGGGCAATTTTAGGTTCCTCCTCATTCCCACCTTCAGTTTCTGAAAATGAGCCACTACCTTCAGCGGATTCCCTCGTCTCCCCCACAGAGCTAGTATCCTGATGGATGAGACCGCTGTCAGCTTTGTTGAAGGCCTTGAAGATCCTCTGGCTGCTGCAGGTGTCCAGGCTgctggaggagggggaggtggtGGTTAAGCTGTCAGAGTCTCTGTCATAGGTGAGCTGCTCCTGCAGAGCTGAGGCGAGGCAGTCCACAGGGCAAACAGCCGGATTCCTCTGTACGCCGGAGTACAGCGAGCTGCCGACGTCTCCACAGGGACACCCATCTACAGTCAGAGTCTCTGCATGGGTGACACAGTAAAGTCAGCTTGGCATTATCACTGCCAGTATAGGACAACTGCTTTGGGAATAGAAAAAGAAATAATCTAGTGAAATGTGCATTTTACACAGACAACATAGTTCACTGATGATATAACTGACCACATTTTCATTAAACTTTATATTGTATATTGGTAttcatttgtggttttaaaccAGAATCAAAAATGGGTAGAAGTCACAGTGTTAGATATGGGGATAAAAGGAGTTGTTTTATAAGATTAATTTAATCTTTACAACAGGGTAATTAGTATTTTTACTTGCAAGAATTTTCATCAGGAATTACTGGAGTCATTACATGGTCATTACTTAGTACGCTGTATTATTATGAATTTATTACCATGTTATTACTATTAGTGCTACTGAAAAAAGAATGAACTTGAATGAAAGAACTTATAAAAATGTGGTggaaaacaaaacagtaacatgTTTTACATTATAATGCAGAAAAATATCAGGAGGGGTTTCTTCAACACAAATGCATATCTAGTAGACTTTAAAGTAgtacaaacacagtaaacagtgttATTACAGTGTAATACTAAGTCAAACTGACATTTTCTCCCTGCCATGACCCCAGTGCACCATTTCCTCTACATACAGTGTGTGTCACTGTAGCACCAAAACCCACTATGCACAGCGTGTAACATGTACAAAGACAAACAGTGCTTCATTACCGTCTGCTCCGGGCCTCTTCCACTCATCGTGTCTCACCAATTTCTTCCTCGCCTTTCGTGTTGAGTTGACCAGTTTATGGAGTCTTCTGAATGATACAGACTCTTCCTGTTCGTTATCTGACAGGTCATAATGCTAAAAGCAGAAACCAGATTTTATCAACAGCCTTTTATCAAACATGTTGTTAAAACAAATGCATTGTATGCATTACATGATTTAACAGTGTCAGTTTGGCTCATCAGTGTCAAATTATTGTTACTGTTCTGACACACTGAGTCCTATGACTTGTAAAAGAATTTTAAGCTTAAGTGTTGCAGATGCAGTTGCAAGGCAAACCACTTTTAGCTTATTATAAATTTGTGGTGAGCAACCACAGTGATGACGGCCACGCAAACATCTGTTACATATCACTGCAGGCCAGACAAGGCTTTTCTATACGTGACTAACTGAAATGCTAGTGGTTTGGAAATCACCCTGTGACAGGATGGCTAGAACATTTAAAGATTCAGGTTAAGGTTTTATCTAAAGaccaaaatatcacaaaaaaggCTAAAAAACAACATAAGGGACTTTTCAATTAACACAGTAAGAGTGGAAGGAGGAGGGCAGATGTGCAGCCATCTCGTACATACACTGACAGAAAAAGAAAGTGacaagagacacacacacagggcaaaGAGACACAGTCCGTCCATCCAGACAAATCTTTGCCCTGAACCTGAGCCCCCTAATCACCCCACCTATGCACAAAAGAGCTGTGGCCTGCATAACAGGACCCTGTGCTGAATCCACACGCTCACTGCAGCACAATAGGGGTTTAGCGCTTTGACAGCGATGAATAGAAGTCAGCGCGGTGCACTGCAGTTGGGAGAGAGCCCTGAGCTGCAGGGCTTTAGTGAGGcctcagttcatcacagggacaGGGGACAGAAGAGAAAGACAGGGGCACCGTCAACAGCTCAACATCCCTTGGTATTGGAAGAGCAGAGGCACTAATGTACTGCACATCATACAGTATCAAGAAGTGACTCAGCATTAAAGGGAAAATAAGTAGCTGTCAGACTTACGTTGCAGTTGAACGGCTCTGTTGTAGTAGTACTGTAGGGATCGATCCATTCTGTGGGCGCAtgtctgcatgtctgtctgttCTGAATTTCAAACTCTTTGAGCTACAAGGAATAAAAAGAGATTTTCTTGTTAACACATGATAAAGAACTGAATGGATTATTTATGAAGATGTTTTCAGCATGTAGTTTAGATTGATCAATAGTGAAATTCTAAAGGCTGATATAATAACAACTGTTTGGAGTAGGAAACAGCCAATAGCCACATAATTAGCCAATAACATTTCATCATCCCTCTAAATTTGATGCTGAGAATGCATTGTGCATGTCTGAAATTAGCTTATCTTCTTTACTCCACTACAACCAGATAACTGTGGAACTGAACATGTAAGTCAAGTAAGAAATACCAAATTAAGTAAATCTGAAATACTAAATCAATATGTAAACAAATAATTATATCAATAAATATGAAGCTGAACACACAAATCAACATAAAAAAGGAGGTGagagtatacagtatatatatatatatatatatatatatatatatatatttttttttttttttaatctttttcccCATTACTTTCCCACAATGTCAGCACTTCCTACAATTAACAACTAGTCACAATTGGCATCAACTTCAGCTGACACTAAGAGTTTGTAACACATTGTATTGATGCTGATAAATTGGCCAAATCAATTGATTGGTTTATCTCTAGTATGAAACACTGAAATTTAAAACTTGAAATGgtaaatactgaaaataaaacacTACACTTTAATTCAACTGCTCAAACACTGTTAACTCTGTCAGGCAAACAAACACTTAGCTAAATTAAACACTTCCAGCTTCTTTTCCATTTAGATTTGCTTTGTAGATGATATAAATATTCTACTGTGCTTTTGGTGAAACTGCATCATTTCTCATCTGTGATTTTTAAAAAGGATCACTGAGTACATTTACAATCAGACTAATATTCCACAAtgcattatgattttttttttccaaatggagCATTTAGGTTTTAGGAGGACATGGACATGTAAACAgaactgtagtgtgtgtgtgtgtgtgtgtgtgtgtgtgtgtgtgtgtctcatttGCTGTAGTTCACTACATATTACTATATTGCCACCTGTTTACAGTCAGAGACAAGATTCTCTAATGGAGTTCAATACTCTACAGAAGTAGAGAAACACACAGGGTATcggtgtattttattttattttaccgtAATTTTTTTACTTAAGGATTTGAGCAAATGTTGTGAAAATGACCTTTCAAAAAGGTATTTGGAGGAAAGAAAGCAGGAGGATGTGTTCATACATGTCTGCCACCATCTGAAACACTTTTAATTGAGGTATGCATGAGTGCATGTAAACAGCAATATCAGCAGAGTTAAGTTAAGCCCTGAAAGTTTTGCTCCACATTAATGTCTGAGTCAGCTTTTACATATGTGCACTGCATCATACCCGTGCCAGGGCTTCCTCTATAGAAATCATGTTCTccttcaccatcatcatcagcTGGATGCGCTCTTCATCACTCATAGTGATGTCACTGGCCACAAAACCAACATCGTCACCTGTCATACACAAGTCAGAAATGTCAAATGACAGACTAAACATAATTGACCACACTCAAAATATTTGTTGTAACAATGATAAATAATCCTTACATACattatcttttttgtgtgtttaactTGACATACCTTTTGAAATCGGATGTATGGCTCCTTTCTGTGACTTACGGAAACTCTGCCAAAAGACTTGGTCTTTCTCTTTCCATCCATTTTTCCTATGTAGAATCAAGATTTAGGTTTGTTTAgtgcaaagaggaaaaaatacaaCATCCTcacaacataaaacaaatgtgaaaCAATACTGACACTACAGTTTAAGGTTGGTAAAGTTAGAAAAGTTCAAAACTTGGATTACCCCCACACCTGTTATTGGTACAAATAttcttaaagaaaaaaagaaaaaagaaaaaaaaagagagaaacgtTTCCATAGAATTACTGAGTTAAGGTTAAACGTTAACACAATAGAACACATTTGTACAGAGACTGGGACAAACTAAATCTTACCTCCAGATCCATCATCAGAGCTGGATTGTGCACAGGAAACctaggaaaaaatacaaaaaaatatgtgtgtgtatgttatatatataaaaacacaactggaaacaaagaaatgaataaaagagTACCTGTTTTCCACACTTTTCTTCATCTTCCCTGCTATCCCACCTTTCCCTTAACATGTCTTTGTACCCCCTCCAACTTGCGTcagataaaactaaataaatcagatattaAACTACAAAAGTGCACTGTTCGTCATAACAGTAGTGCCACAGTAAGCACAAATCGAAATAGTCAAAACAGACGAAAAAGCCTGGCTGCTGTTGGCTGATGAACAGAGGTCAGTGCACTCCGCCGTCACAGTCACAAAAGAGCCTTTTTCACGTCCAGCTGGGCTTTTGCAGCAGTGGCAGTGTTAATGCGGTGGCCTCTGCATTCTCTGCACACTTTTACCCTCCCTTTTTCTGCCCCTCTCTCTATCTGTGCTGTTTATTGTttgagcctctctctctctctctcctctctctctctctcctctctctctctctctctctctctctctctctctctctctctcctctctctctctctctctctcctctctctctctctctcctctctctctctctctctctctctctctcctctctctctctctctctctctctctcagtgtaCACCACTAAAGTTATGAGTATTCAGAGTTACTAAATGAGTATTTCCCTTCTATATTTAACTTCCATTTACCACAGTAGATAAACTGACACAAAAGGTGTCATCCACttcacaatgaaaaaacaaagtttaaaaggaaaaacaaaaacaaaaaacacaaccacCACTCATTAACTTTCTCCACCTCACAATTTATGTACTTGTACCTCTAGTTGGTAGCTAAAAACTCCTGTATTTCTTACTGTTAAATGTGTGTTGAACATACATTACAACAGGTAATGGTTGGACAAAACCTCATCACACACTTGTTGTGAACTGCTGCTTTAAAGTCTACAAATGGTCGTCCCATCTTGTTTTTCTGGAAGCCAGTGCCTGAAGTTAGAAAAAGGCAAAATGGTGGAGCTGGGAAGGGTGAAGGGTAAAATTAAGTGATAACCTTAAAGGCAGAAAAGTGAAGCTAATGCTCAGGTGTCAAGATGCGCATGTCCACTTAAAGATGATTCTAAAAACAAGTTAATCCCCATAGACTTCATGTTAAAATGTCAATCTTACAGCAGAAAAAGAACATGTTTGCAGTCTGGTAcatgttaccaaaaaaaaaaaaaaaccttttggtcTTTGTAGTTACTTTCACTGTTCTTTACAACAACTCAGCATGAATTTTTAGGTAACTCACCGATAACTATACAATACTTCTGTGAAGTTATACTAATAAGACCATCGGAGGGTTCTAtcattagccccttttccaccacaggaacttttgTCATTACCCAGGATTTTAAAAACCTCTGCACAtttccaccaaaatgacctgggTAAAAAAACTTTCCCTTGACCCCCAACTTTTCATGAAAAATATACCTAGTAGAGAAttaggacttttcagattccctgaAATACTTAAGGGGCGGGGCTATGTGCTGTaaaatgctgattggtggaacacatttGGATTGTTCTACACTCATATTTACCCACAATGTTTAGGCCAGTCTGCAGCTGCAaacttgtttatttcatttctacAAGCTTCACTTTGAGTTTTGATGATTTGGAAAATGGAGGAAAAGAAGAGAAGCTATGAGAAGTGGACAGATGAAGAGGTCCACTTATTCAGTGACTCACTCCTACACTTGCATAGCAAAAATCTGTCTGTCAATCCAAATACactcaaaagagcctggacctcacTGAATGTATTCAATGAATATGCTCAAAAGACATTCAGCAGGGCTTCAAGTCAGCAACTTCAAATGTGCCTGATATGAATACCTTTTCCGAAACTTTGAGGTGCGAtggaaacacaaactacacaGGAAGGaggattaccaggaattcttttacccggAAAATAAATTCCTGGAAATAAAACTTCTTgtaaatgttggtggaaaaggggctctaAAGTTTACCAGTACTCTTATAACACTATCGGTTGGGAATTAACTCGCTGCATTTGAAACATTCACAAAAATTTGTGTTGGATAATATCCATCAGGTAGTGATAATCATTGTGTTCATACATTATGTGTAGTTGGCATTGCTG
This portion of the Sphaeramia orbicularis chromosome 22, fSphaOr1.1, whole genome shotgun sequence genome encodes:
- the LOC115413392 gene encoding SAM and SH3 domain-containing protein 1-like → MSDEERIQLMMMVKENMISIEEALARLKEFEIQNRQTCRHAPTEWIDPYSTTTTEPFNCNHYDLSDNEQEESVSFRRLHKLVNSTRKARKKLVRHDEWKRPGADETLTVDGCPCGDVGSSLYSGVQRNPAVCPVDCLASALQEQLTYDRDSDSLTTTSPSSSSLDTCSSQRIFKAFNKADSGLIHQDTSSVGETRESAEGSGSFSETEGGNEEEPKIARLRD